From a region of the Zingiber officinale cultivar Zhangliang chromosome 10B, Zo_v1.1, whole genome shotgun sequence genome:
- the LOC122029048 gene encoding sterol carrier protein 2-like has translation MVLVHGCNAWVLTARFTSSIPLSTSLKSAALLEQMKVHLATDTGKQISSKISLVYQLNIAPKKIGVDEGIYVVDLKQGTVTEGPFFPFTDNDFLSIATRKMNLQIAFVRGAMKIKGSISAAQKFTPDIFPKPSKL, from the exons ATGGTATTGGTGCATGGATGCAATGCATGGGTCCTCACCGCACGCTTCACCTCCAGT ATCCCATTGTCGACCTCGCTCAAGTCCGCGGCTCTTCTAGAGCAGATGAAGGTCCATCTCGCCACCGACACTGGAAAGCAGATCTCCAGCAAGATAAGCCTCGTCTACCAGCTCAACATCGCCCCAAAG AAGATTGGAGTGGATGAGGGGATCTACGTTGTCGATCTCAAGCAAGGAACGGTCACCGAAGG ccCCTTTTTTCCCTTTACAGATAACGATTTCCTGTCAATTGCGACAAGGAAGATGAACCTGCAGATTGCATTCGTCAG AGGAGCGATGAAGATTAAGGGAAGTATAAGTGCAGCTCAAAAGTTCACACCTGATATCTTCCCCAAACCATCAAAACTTTAA